One Vespula pensylvanica isolate Volc-1 chromosome 1, ASM1446617v1, whole genome shotgun sequence genomic region harbors:
- the LOC122629209 gene encoding MAR-binding filament-like protein 1: MDSKYSDAVYTWFERCGIISNIRTHLRKNLVNALKYKDLSLKDYCSKPKPAKQYVFDFLVAEYLFNVNYAYTLSVFASEAPLLIQFDNHIPDSYDDKKKSSRQKLQKDYIYHTLETLGIGPSDPEGQFIMSEYINNDAPLLSCILKCTSFCSLDLNKIQSFKKAKSMSTKETQTDTSLQASMDIERFRSIKKKIFRQKQIFDAQLKEKEIGLKNRAVIIDEQLISLNEKLEKAQELMYMVTLKEQQLQEKKQKEEQDLFQKEIELSFKHNALLLENERFKKEQDIYKNYERHLEKLQEELAVTKKGFSTNCELRDTGIQTSSNNGLGDKSKDVQFNEEKKELVKLLHDQQLKIDELTQYAIQLSHRLEEIHQSRSTLIEDTAVPKKTVYTNTIVSESSSTEDILQDAKLRLKRLEEESIKADRFYYNCIAT; the protein is encoded by the exons atggATAGTAAATATTCTGATGCTGTATATACAtg gTTTGAAAGATGTggtattatatcaaatataagaaCACatcttcgtaaaaatttaGTAAATgctttaaaatataaagatttatctttGAAGGATTACTGCAGTAAACCGAAACCAGCGAAACAATATGTTTTTGACTTTCTTGTAGCagagtatttatttaatgttaattatgcTTATACTTTATCTGTATTTGCTAGCGAAGCTCCACTTTTAATACAGTTTGATAATCATATACCTGATAGttatgatgataaaaaaaaaagtagtagacaaaaattacaaaaggattatatatatcatacattagAGACTTTAGGTATCGGACCAAGTGATCCTGAGGGACAATTTATTATGtcagaatatataaataatgatgcACCATTACTTTCATGTATATTAAAGTGTACATCATTTTGTTCATTGGATCTAAACAAAATTCAAAGTTTTAAAAAAGCCAAATCAATGAGCACGAAAGAAACGCAAACAGATACTTCTTTGCAAGCAAGTATGGACATAGAAAGATTCAGAtctatcaaaaagaaaatatttaggcaaaaacaaatttttgatgctcaattaaaagaaaaagaaattggattAAAAAATCGTGCTGTTATTATTGACGAGCaacttatttctttaaatgaaAAACTAGAAAAAGCACAG gaACTAATGTATATGGTTACTTTAAAAGAACAgcaattacaagaaaaaaaacagaaagaagagcAAGATttgtttcaaaaagaaattgaattatcttttaaacacaatgcattattattagaaaatgaaag atttaaaaaagaacaagacaTCTATAAGAATTATGAACGCCATTTGGAAAAATTACAAGAAGAACTTGCTGTAACAAAGAAAGGTTTTTCCACTAATTGTGAGTTAAGGGATACAGGAATACAAACAAGTTCTAATAATGGTTTGGGTGATAAAAGTAAAGATGTGCAATTtaatgaagagaagaaagaattagTTAAACTTTTGCATGATCAACAGTTAAAGATAGATGAATTAACACAGTATGCGATTCAATTATCACATAGATTGGAAGAAATTCATCAGTCGAGATCTACATTAATCGAAGATACTGCAGTACCAAAAAAAACTGTATATACTAATACTATTGTCAGTGAAAGTAGTTCCACTGAGGATATATTGCAAGATGCTAAATTACGTTTGAAACgtttagaagaagaaagtataaaagCTGATaggttttattataattgtattgctacttaa